A stretch of the Haloarcula ordinaria genome encodes the following:
- a CDS encoding IclR family transcriptional regulator, with the protein MANSERQSVRAVDTMFSILETVQQREVAGVTELARELDKSKSNVYKHMITLCEHGLVVRDGNKFRLGLRPFEMGSLARRRHPLYREAAANVQELADVTNESAALLVPNQRMGIYIQSINPDDRSTPGSVEGTRCRLHETASGQAILACYGPEKREKLLPETLADNEQQTLTENVDRIDKDGITVATLPWDSDLCEIAAPITVEEDPVGSIGLLIDSTNDSSDRIGPNYGQIVKKMGKTLSKRMHLRRGSEA; encoded by the coding sequence ATGGCAAATAGCGAACGACAATCCGTCCGGGCCGTCGACACGATGTTCTCCATCCTCGAAACGGTCCAGCAGAGAGAGGTTGCGGGCGTTACGGAATTGGCCAGAGAGCTGGATAAGTCTAAATCGAACGTCTACAAACACATGATAACGCTCTGTGAGCACGGTTTGGTAGTTCGTGATGGGAACAAATTCCGACTGGGGCTCCGCCCTTTCGAGATGGGATCGTTGGCTCGTCGTCGCCATCCTCTTTACCGTGAGGCCGCAGCGAACGTCCAGGAACTCGCTGATGTCACGAATGAGTCTGCGGCCCTGTTGGTACCCAACCAACGCATGGGAATCTACATCCAATCGATTAACCCAGACGATCGTAGCACCCCTGGGAGCGTAGAGGGGACTCGATGCCGTCTCCACGAGACTGCGTCAGGACAGGCGATTCTAGCGTGCTATGGCCCGGAGAAACGTGAAAAACTGCTCCCCGAAACTCTTGCGGATAATGAACAACAGACGTTGACCGAGAACGTCGACCGGATTGACAAAGACGGTATCACGGTCGCAACGCTACCGTGGGACTCGGACCTCTGTGAAATCGCCGCCCCGATTACTGTCGAAGAGGATCCCGTAGGTTCGATCGGCTTGTTGATTGACAGCACCAACGATTCGAGCGACCGGATCGGCCCCAACTACGGTCAAATCGTGAAAAAAATGGGGAAGACCCTCTCGAAGCGGATGCATCTCCGACGCGGCTCTGAGGCGTGA